The sequence acattctaaaatgaaatactgcccccagaggttcaagaggttaacccTGCTCTAGGCTTAACAGAGTTTTATCAAAAAAGGACTCGAAGTTGCCTTCTGATAGATGAGGTTGATACAGTGAAAGTGTATTTAGTTTTTAATATTAATTAGTTATTATTGAACTTAACTCAATTTTCTAGAGTTTTTCCCTGTTAACTTTATCAaagtttccctttactgtggcaattgtgatcgaatcaaaaCTATTAGACACTTTCTCAATGCAACAGACCAAAACAAACTATGTAatagattttgttgtaggcagaccACGTCGTGGTAGGATTCTATTATATTGACACACACTACTCGGGCCGTTCTCGACCCAGACCTGTGCAGCGTAACCAGTCAGAGCTGCTGTAGGCCtgtatgcaaatagaccattgccatttactttgaactggactgtgtttacagctgtgGTCGTGAGTAGATAAACTTGATCAAAGCAAGagctgtatatagccatgtgCACATTTTGtgcatatcctttgctagttagtgagttattagcccagttatagatcattgatagtcagcaataggggagtgattgcttccaacaagagcacaaaatgtgtacatttctagacattTGAAAAGCGAGTCATCAGGAGCGACATAATCACCTAATTAATGTTAACCATAGTTATGTTCTAGTAACAGAATAATCAAGGGCATTTGTCAGGCTAAACATTGTAGTATTGGAATCTGAACTGAACATTGTATCTGTCTGTAGGAGTTGAGAGCGACATTGTCCTCGTTGCGCAGACCTGGCGAGAAGACATACACTCAACGATGCCGTCTTTTCATTGGAAACCTTCCCAACGATATCTCAGATGACACATTCAAGAAGCTGTTTGCAAAGTATGGCGAGCCCAGTGAGATTTTCATCAACAAAAACAAAGGCTTTGGCTTCATACGCCTTGTAAGTGCACTACACTAGTTGACATAGACATTGTCCTTTTGGTAGTTATAAATGTTGTAATTTTTGGTCTTTAATGCCTTGTCTAGGTTGAACCGGACAATTAGGGTGAAGGTTGTTGCTTTTGACTACTTTTTCACCATTTAATCTTAAAACTACCCACTAACAACTCAATCAAATTAAAAGCCAAATTTCTACCATTCCAGGAATCCCGTGCATTGGCTGAGATAGCTAAAGCTGAGCTGGATGATGTACCCATGAAAGGCAGACCGCTTCGGGTGCGCTTTGCGACTCACTCGGCTGCACTGTCTGTGAAGAATTTATCACCTTTTGTTTCCAATGAGCTACTGGAGGAGGCCTTTTCCCAGtttggagtggtggagagggctGTGGTAATTGTAGATGATCGCGGGCGCTCCACTGGCAAGGGCATTGTCGAATTTGCCTCTAAACCTGCTGCACGAAAGGCCCTGGATCGTTGCAATGATGGAGTCTTCTTGCTCACCACGTAAGTGATTTACATGAATTTGGTAACCATTCAGTAGAACATGAAACAAATGAATCTTTCTCCTAAAGGCTCACATGCTGTAATTAATTGGTACTTTTGATGTCTTAGGTCACCTCGTCCAATCGTCGTTGAGCCTCTTGAACAATACGATGATGAGGATGGTCTGCCAGAGAAACTGGCACAGAAGAACCACAACTATCATAAGTAACCCTCACCTCATATAACTAAATAGCCTTAAATCAATAGCATATGGCTTTTTGTGTTCTTATCACCCCCCCACAGCGTTCCTTTGATCATATTGAGGTATttcttttttacatttaaaaaatgtatttaacctttatttcactagcaagtcagttaagaacacattcttatttacaatggaacagtgggtgaactgccttgttcaggagcagaacggcagatttgtaccttgtcgccTCGGTGGATTCGATCTTTTGgtcactggcccaacgctcttaaccactagactacctgccaccctgcCCCCAAAGGTATGGAACTTTAGCTATTGTAGCTAGGTGCTTTCCATGGGGCGTGAAAATTACACTAACACCATCAGTCCCGACATCCCAGTAAAAATCTGTTAACTTTCATTTATATACATGTCCTATCCTAATATCTAGCATCAAAAtgaagtggggcggcagggtagcctagtggttagagcgttggactagtaaccggaaggttgcgagttcaaacccccgagctgtcgttctgcccctgaacaggcagttaacccactgttcctaggccgtcattgaaaataagaatttgctcttaactgacttgcctggttaaataaagtttttaaaaaagtgTTTTACCATTTCATTTGCTGAACAACCAGGGCTACAAGTTGATTTCATGAGTTTAATTGATGAATGTCAAAAAAATGAGGTTCGCCAAAGCAAAAAACCGGACAAATTCATTATTTGAATGTTCACTGGGAAACTAATATCAGTGACAACTGTTTGGCATTTGTGATGGCAACTATGTGTGCtctgaaagtatttagaccccttgaccttATCAACATTTTgctgcgttacagccttattctaaaatggatgaaataattTATCTTCCACCTAAACACAAtattccataatgacaaagcgaagacACTTTaagaatcaggaggatggaattgtCAGATTTGcatagctctgagacaggattgtgtctgcagcattgaaggtccccaagaacacagtggcctccatcattcttaagtggaataagtttggaaccaccaagactcttactaGAGCAGGCTGCATGGCCAAACTGAGctattgggggagaagggccttagttggcgaggtgaccaagaaccctatggtcactGACACAgctccggagttcctctgtggagatgggataaccttccagaaggacgagCATTTCTgtagcattccaccaatcaggcctttatggtagtggcctgAAGGatgccactccttagtaaaaagcacatgacagccagcttggagtttgccaaagggcaacTAAAAGACTCAGAAACAAGATATTCTGGTATGCTTACACCAAGATTGAACGCTTTGGCCTAAATGACAAACGTCACTtcaggaggaaacctagcaccatccctacggtgaagtatggtggttgcagcatcatgctgtggggatgtttttcagggactaggagactagtcaggatcgaggcaaagatttttattttacctttatttaaccaggcaagtcagttaagaacaaattcttattttcaatgacgtcctgggaacagtgggttaaactgcctgttcaggggcagaacgacagatttgtaccttgtcagctcgggggtttgaactcgcaaccttccggttactagtccaacgctctaaccactaggctaccttgccgccccAGATGaaaaagatgaaaggagcaaagacAGAGGTGTCCTTGATGAAATCccactccagagcgctcaggacctccgtctggggtgaaggttcgccttccaacaggacaactactGTAAGCACACAGTCGATGCAGGAGTGggttcgggacaagtctttgaatgtccttgagtggcccagccagagcccgcacttgaacccgatcaaacatctctggagcgaCCTGAAGATAGCGGTACagcgacgctcctcatccaacttgacagatcttgagaggatctgcagagaactgTGGTGTGCCAAACTAAGGTGTCAAGCTTGTAACATCATACCCAatgaagactcaaggctgtaagcACTGtcagaggtgcttcaacaaagtactgagtaaagggtctgaatacttcaaaTGTGTGATCATTTTTATACTTGCAAAAATGTCTTAACCTGtatgctttgtcaatatgggatattgtgtgtagattgagggggacataactatttaatacattttagaatgaggctgtaatttaacaaagtggaaaaagtgaaggtgtctgaatactttacgaatgcactgtatataatggACACAATGTCTTCCAATTATCTTCTAAtgtagaaaaaaaaacataacttCAAACAACTCTTGTAGTTTGTGAGCGCCATAGAGCAAAACATCTTACATGTTTGTAAGAGTGTCTGCTTTTCATAGATGGCTTTTAAGTTTGTATAAAAGACCCGGCCTGGGCCTCTTCGGTATCCGCCCTTGTCTCACCAACACCACTCTAGCTCAGCCCCCCGTTAATTACGCATGCCTACTATCCATGGATTCAGAAGAAATGGACGAATCCAAAAGTCTGTAGCTCAAACACACAATGTTTAATGGGGGTTAAAGTCAAAGCActcctcccgagtggcacagcagtctgaGGGACTGCATcccagtgcttgaggcgtcattaCAGATCCCGGTTCAAAGCCGGGCTGTTTTGCAGCCGGCcctcgactgggagacccatgaggcggcgcacaattggcccagcgtcatccgagttaggggatggtttggctggccgggatgtccttgtcccattacTGTAGTGacccctgtggcgggctgggcgcatgcacgctgacacgttTGCCAGATGCAtagcgtttcctccgacacattgatgcGGCTGCCTTCCAGGTTAAGCGAAGAAGAAGCGGTGCtgtttggcagggttgtgttttggaggacccATGGCTCTCTAGCTTCACCTCTCCCCAGtttgtacgggagttgcagcaacaGGACACGACTCGGTGCCGAAGTGGATTTTACGAAgttggggagagtggggtaaaaaGTATCCACCCCAAAAAAGTCCAAATGGGTAGTGTTTACCAGAGGTCGGGGGTTGGGTTAGCAGATACCACAGTTAAAGACCCATTGCGGTTGATTTTTCAGAGAATGATAACCCCTCTTGAGTACCACTTTTTGTTGTGTCTTGATTACAAGTCGGTTTCTATTCTAACACCTGCAGGGAGCGGGAGGAGCCTCCCAGGTTTGCCCGTCCTGGCACTTTTGAGTTTGAGTACTCTAAGCGTTGGAAGTCCCTGGATGACATGGAGAAGCAGCAGCGCCAGCAAGTTGAGAAGAACATCCGCGAAGCCCGTGAGAAACTGGAGGGCGAGATGGACGATGCTTTCCATGTGCACCAGGCCAACATGATCCGCCAAGGCAAGCTTAACTGGACCAGAAACAACTCCTTCTCAAAATGGAAGGCTAGTTAGATGTTGCTGTGTCTTACATGTATGTTCGTACACTGTTTAGATCTGCTGAGGCGTGAGGAGGAGCTCCGACGCATGGAGGAGATGCACAGTGCGGAGATGCAGAAGAGGAAAGAGATGCAGCTCAGGTATTGAAACTGGTTTGAATAACTGTTGAACACACAATTTATTGGAGTGTTACTAAAACGTGGCAGTGTGCTTTACAGGCAGGAGGAGGAACGTCGCATACGTGAGGAGGAGACGCTCCGCCAGAGGGAGATTGAGGAGCAAATCCGGCGCAAGCGGGAGGAGGCCTACAGAAGTGGGAACTTCATGGACAATGTAAGCTGAGCAGAGTACCATATCACCATTCAGACCTTTACATTTGAGGAAAATGCGTGTTCTTACGATATTGATTTTACAGAGGGACATGAGATTGACTCAGGGTGGCGCCATGGGTATGGCTGGTGAGTAGTGAATCTTTATATTTTTAAGGAtttgtcaaataaaaaatatttattttcagcTTGTTGTTTTGAAACGAGTAAGAAGTTTGAGACTGCTTTATAAACATATATGACAACATTGCCCCCTAAGGGCTGCCATGACTCATTGTAATGTTTGACATGTTGTCCCAACTAGACAATCAATTTGGCTCACCCAACCAGAAGTTCCCCATGGGACTCCAAGGCATGGGTGGACCTAACGCTGGGGGAGCCATGATGCCCAACGAAATGGTAATGTATTCCAAATGGAGTAGAAGACTAATTGGGGGTGGTTTCCTCCTCTGGTTGCTGTAGTTGTCATCTGGGAGAGTGAAGTGGATGGTTTTGCTCAGGTCGGCCCAGGTTCGAAGCTTGTGTGCTGACAGTGTCTTCATAGGCGTCTGTACCGTGTCGATATTGAATTTGTGCGTAGCAGCTTTCAGCAGCAGCATGTCCCCTCAGTTCCTCCACTCTTACAGCCTGTTTTTCAGCTGAAAATAATCAACCTGTACTAAACCCAGTGAATTGCTTTCTTAAAGCTCCTACTTCGTGTAATAGACCTACTGCAAGC comes from Oncorhynchus gorbuscha isolate QuinsamMale2020 ecotype Even-year linkage group LG24, OgorEven_v1.0, whole genome shotgun sequence and encodes:
- the LOC124012140 gene encoding splicing factor, proline- and glutamine-rich-like, which produces MSRDRFNLNVRGNNRGVGFQRRGGAGPMRGGMGNMNNFRQNQHPFQRGPHPGNFGKPPNQIPQITPQKPPAPTLSQPGAQAIRPPPTPGPALTMKGPIQQQQAAATVAPATAAAAATPTAAAAAATPKAAAATPMAAPPAAAATAPAAQPKMQSPPPKPVPPKPALSSPPPNQITKPALSSPPPNQMNRNQQRPGPGNANGNGNKSAPGNKKPEPQTQKNTSNEAEEAHPPNELRATLSSLRRPGEKTYTQRCRLFIGNLPNDISDDTFKKLFAKYGEPSEIFINKNKGFGFIRLESRALAEIAKAELDDVPMKGRPLRVRFATHSAALSVKNLSPFVSNELLEEAFSQFGVVERAVVIVDDRGRSTGKGIVEFASKPAARKALDRCNDGVFLLTTSPRPIVVEPLEQYDDEDGLPEKLAQKNHNYHKEREEPPRFARPGTFEFEYSKRWKSLDDMEKQQRQQVEKNIREAREKLEGEMDDAFHVHQANMIRQDLLRREEELRRMEEMHSAEMQKRKEMQLRQEEERRIREEETLRQREIEEQIRRKREEAYRSGNFMDNRDMRLTQGGAMGMADNQFGSPNQKFPMGLQGMGGPNAGGAMMPNEMHNERNFPQGGRGAMGPNNQGFGRVREEFDGPAKKPRF